One window of Cyanobacteriota bacterium genomic DNA carries:
- a CDS encoding alpha/beta fold hydrolase — translation MAPVLESSLQPQSQFWTWRGHTIRYQCAGDHGIAIVLIHGFGASSDHWRKNLPVLAVNHRVYALDLIGFGYSDKPNPGTKIDYTFETWGEQVVEFCREVVGDQVMLAGNSIGCIVAMQAAVMAPELVTRMALLNCSLRLLHERKRQEISWHERLAAPLMQRLLSYRPIGRLFFSQIAQPRVVRRLLCQAYCNQDAVTSELVNLILAPARTPGAADVFLAFTAYSHGPLPEELLPQLSCPVLMIWGAADPWEPIAKGRALAEFSAVQHFIALKGVGHCPQDEAPDQVNTLLQNWAAERPIGY, via the coding sequence ATGGCTCCAGTTTTAGAGAGTTCTCTCCAGCCCCAGTCTCAATTCTGGACTTGGCGCGGCCATACGATTCGTTACCAGTGTGCAGGAGACCATGGAATCGCGATCGTCTTGATTCATGGCTTTGGAGCATCTAGTGATCACTGGCGCAAAAATTTGCCTGTCTTAGCAGTGAACCATCGTGTCTATGCGCTTGATTTGATTGGCTTTGGCTACTCTGACAAGCCTAACCCTGGAACCAAAATCGATTACACGTTCGAGACTTGGGGTGAGCAAGTGGTCGAGTTTTGTCGAGAGGTAGTGGGCGATCAGGTCATGCTAGCAGGAAATTCCATCGGCTGTATTGTTGCCATGCAAGCAGCAGTGATGGCTCCAGAACTAGTTACCCGGATGGCACTGCTGAACTGTTCGTTGCGATTGTTGCACGAGCGCAAACGTCAGGAAATTTCTTGGCATGAACGCCTAGCAGCGCCCCTGATGCAACGCTTATTGAGCTATCGCCCGATCGGTCGCCTATTCTTTTCACAAATTGCCCAGCCCAGAGTTGTGCGACGCTTGCTGTGTCAGGCTTATTGTAATCAGGATGCTGTTACCAGTGAACTGGTGAACCTAATTCTAGCGCCTGCTCGCACACCAGGAGCAGCCGATGTGTTTTTGGCATTCACAGCCTATTCCCATGGCCCTTTGCCAGAGGAACTGCTACCACAGTTGAGTTGCCCTGTGCTGATGATTTGGGGGGCTGCTGATCCGTGGGAACCGATCGCCAAAGGTAGAGCGCTAGCAGAGTTTTCTGCTGTGCAGCACTTTATTGCCCTTAAAGGGGTTGGACATTGCCCCCAGGATGAAGCTCCAGACCAAGTAAACACTTTGTTGCAAAATTGGGCTGCAGAGAGACCCATAGGTTACTAG
- the secE gene encoding preprotein translocase subunit SecE — protein sequence MVSEKKDTASVTEVKPGFNLATFFKETKEELGKITWPSRQQLVSESLSVVFMVTLSAALVYLADQLFDWIALQIF from the coding sequence ATGGTTTCCGAGAAAAAAGATACAGCATCAGTAACCGAGGTGAAACCTGGCTTTAATCTTGCAACCTTTTTCAAGGAAACAAAAGAAGAGTTGGGTAAAATCACATGGCCTAGCCGTCAACAGCTTGTAAGTGAATCACTTTCGGTTGTGTTTATGGTTACCCTGTCAGCCGCTCTTGTGTACTTAGCTGATCAACTCTTCGACTGGATAGCTCTCCAGATATTCTGA
- the nusG gene encoding transcription termination/antitermination protein NusG — protein MVATSDDQYNLDTHDDNIDVSKLAHWYIVQVASGCEKKVKANLEQRIQTLDVADRILQIEIPQTPTVKLKKDGSRQSIDEKVFPGYVLIRMLMDDETWLIVKNTPNVINFVGAEQKRRYGRGRGHVKPMPLSQAEVERIFKQAQEQKPVVKVDMAPGDKVLVLNGPFKDFEGEVIEVSPERNKLKALLSIFGRDTPVELEFNQIQKQS, from the coding sequence ATGGTAGCTACCTCAGATGACCAATACAACTTGGATACCCATGATGACAACATTGATGTCTCAAAGTTGGCGCATTGGTATATTGTTCAAGTTGCGTCTGGTTGTGAAAAGAAGGTTAAGGCCAATCTGGAGCAACGCATCCAAACCTTAGATGTAGCCGATCGTATTCTTCAGATTGAGATTCCTCAAACACCGACGGTCAAACTTAAGAAAGACGGTAGCCGTCAAAGCATTGACGAAAAAGTCTTTCCGGGCTACGTGCTGATTCGGATGTTGATGGACGACGAAACATGGCTGATTGTCAAAAACACACCCAATGTGATTAACTTCGTGGGTGCTGAGCAAAAGCGCCGTTACGGTCGTGGTCGTGGCCACGTTAAGCCCATGCCCCTGAGCCAGGCAGAAGTGGAGCGGATCTTCAAGCAAGCTCAAGAACAAAAACCAGTGGTGAAAGTGGATATGGCCCCTGGAGATAAGGTATTGGTGCTTAACGGCCCCTTTAAAGACTTCGAGGGCGAGGTTATTGAGGTTAGTCCAGAGCGGAACAAGCTGAAAGCATTGCTGTCTATCTTTGGACGCGATACTCCGGTGGAATTGGAATTCAACCAGATTCAAAAACAAAGTTAA
- the rplK gene encoding 50S ribosomal protein L11, translating into MAKKVVAIIKLAITAGKANPAPPIGPALGQHGVNIMMFCKEYNARTADQAGLVVPVEISVYEDRSFTFVLKTPPTSVLICKALGIERGSAQPNKKKVGTLTREQLRTIAQTKLPDLNANDIEAAMRIVEGTARNMGVLIAD; encoded by the coding sequence ATGGCAAAGAAAGTAGTAGCGATTATCAAGCTGGCAATTACTGCTGGTAAAGCAAACCCGGCTCCTCCGATCGGCCCAGCATTGGGTCAACACGGAGTCAACATCATGATGTTCTGCAAGGAATACAATGCGAGAACGGCTGACCAAGCGGGTCTGGTGGTTCCAGTCGAAATCTCAGTATATGAAGACCGGAGCTTTACATTTGTTCTAAAGACGCCACCTACCTCAGTCCTGATTTGCAAAGCCCTAGGTATTGAACGGGGATCAGCTCAGCCTAATAAGAAAAAAGTTGGCACCCTGACCCGTGAACAGCTAAGAACCATAGCCCAAACCAAGCTGCCAGACTTAAATGCCAATGACATCGAAGCGGCTATGCGGATCGTAGAGGGAACAGCTCGCAATATGGGTGTGTTAATTGCTGATTAG
- the rplA gene encoding 50S ribosomal protein L1 codes for MVKRISRRLRALQEKVEKRPYTPVEALTLLKETATAKFPESAEAHIRLGIDPKYADQQLRTTVALPKGTGQEVRVAVIARGEKVTEATKAGADVAGSEELIDEIQKGRMDFDKLIATPDMMPQVAKLGKLLGPRGLMPSPKGGTVTFDLGSAIAEFKAGKLEFRADRTGIVHVLFGKVSFSVDDLLVNLKALQETIDRNRPSGAKGRYWRSVFVASTMGPSIEVDISALRELKLTEAA; via the coding sequence ATGGTAAAGCGAATCTCGCGACGCTTGCGGGCGTTGCAGGAAAAGGTTGAAAAACGTCCATATACACCAGTTGAAGCACTGACCTTGCTGAAGGAAACAGCAACAGCAAAGTTTCCGGAGTCAGCCGAAGCTCACATCCGATTGGGGATCGATCCTAAGTATGCTGACCAGCAACTCCGGACAACTGTGGCTTTGCCTAAAGGTACTGGACAAGAAGTGCGTGTTGCTGTAATTGCTAGGGGTGAAAAAGTAACAGAGGCTACTAAAGCAGGAGCAGATGTTGCTGGCTCAGAGGAATTAATTGACGAAATTCAGAAGGGGCGGATGGATTTCGACAAATTGATTGCTACTCCAGATATGATGCCCCAAGTTGCAAAGCTAGGTAAGCTATTGGGGCCTCGTGGCCTAATGCCGTCTCCCAAGGGTGGAACAGTCACATTCGATCTAGGAAGTGCGATCGCTGAGTTTAAAGCTGGTAAACTAGAGTTTCGGGCCGATCGCACAGGCATTGTCCATGTGCTGTTTGGTAAAGTGTCCTTCTCCGTTGACGACTTGCTAGTAAACCTCAAAGCTCTGCAAGAGACGATTGATCGCAATCGACCTTCTGGGGCCAAGGGACGCTACTGGCGCTCAGTCTTTGTTGCATCCACAATGGGGCCATCCATCGAAGTTGACATTAGTGCCTTGCGAGAATTGAAACTGACGGAAGCCGCATGA
- the rplJ gene encoding 50S ribosomal protein L10 codes for MGKTLEAKREIVEELKQDLSESQLTLIIDYKGLTVAEITDLRRKLRPAGAKCTVAKNTLMRVAVDGDTTWQPITNFLANSSAFIFIKDDIAAAIKAYQDFQKASKKTELRGGVMEGIALNEQDLKTILDLPPKEVLIARIAGAIKAMPTRLAVAVNAVPTKLAVGIKEVPNKLVRAIKAVSEKDSTSNAA; via the coding sequence ATGGGCAAAACCCTAGAAGCCAAGCGAGAAATTGTCGAAGAGCTAAAGCAAGACCTGAGTGAGTCTCAGCTAACGCTGATCATCGACTACAAGGGGCTAACAGTGGCAGAAATTACTGACCTGCGGCGGAAACTTCGTCCTGCAGGGGCCAAATGTACCGTGGCCAAAAATACCCTTATGCGTGTTGCTGTTGACGGTGATACGACCTGGCAACCAATAACCAACTTTTTGGCTAACTCATCGGCATTTATCTTTATCAAAGATGATATTGCTGCCGCTATCAAAGCCTATCAAGACTTCCAAAAAGCATCTAAAAAGACCGAATTGCGCGGTGGGGTCATGGAAGGTATTGCTCTCAACGAGCAGGATTTGAAGACCATCCTTGATTTGCCACCGAAGGAAGTGCTCATAGCTCGCATTGCTGGTGCTATCAAAGCAATGCCTACCAGGCTAGCTGTGGCAGTTAATGCTGTTCCCACCAAACTGGCTGTGGGCATCAAAGAAGTGCCTAACAAGTTGGTACGTGCTATCAAGGCTGTTTCGGAGAAAGATTCCACATCCAATGCTGCCTAA
- the rplL gene encoding 50S ribosomal protein L7/L12, translating to MSAKTDEILEQLKSLSLLEAAELVKQIEEAFGVDASAPAGGGMMMAMPAMMAGAAAAAPAEEVEEQTEFAAILEEVPADKKIAVLKIVREITGLGLKEAKELVESTPKPIKEGVPKADAEDIKKKVEEAGGKVSIK from the coding sequence ATGTCTGCAAAAACTGATGAAATTTTAGAACAACTCAAGTCGTTAAGCCTGCTAGAAGCTGCTGAACTAGTAAAGCAAATTGAGGAAGCGTTTGGTGTTGATGCGTCTGCCCCGGCTGGTGGTGGCATGATGATGGCAATGCCTGCAATGATGGCTGGGGCGGCTGCGGCAGCTCCCGCGGAGGAAGTCGAAGAGCAAACTGAATTTGCTGCTATTCTAGAGGAAGTCCCTGCTGATAAGAAGATTGCTGTTCTCAAGATTGTGCGGGAGATCACTGGCCTGGGCTTGAAGGAGGCCAAAGAACTCGTGGAATCAACACCGAAGCCTATCAAAGAAGGTGTGCCTAAGGCTGATGCTGAAGACATCAAGAAGAAGGTTGAAGAGGCTGGTGGTAAGGTGTCTATTAAGTAA